The following coding sequences are from one Achromobacter sp. B7 window:
- the dapB gene encoding 4-hydroxy-tetrahydrodipicolinate reductase, protein MRIAIAGASGRMGQMLIDAILKSTDLQLAVALDRNGSTSLGQDAGAPLGQQTGVLITDDLDALANADCLIDFTRPEGTLAHLQACVKHGTHAVIGTTGFDDNGRAAIEVAAQKIGIVFAPNMSVGVNATLKLLDMAARILNSGYDVEVFEAHHRNKVDAPSGTALKMGETIASAWDVALPDVATWSRHGDTGVRKPGTIGFSVLRGGDIVGDHTVSFCGIGERIEITHRSSSRATYAEGALRAARFLQDKHNGLYDMQSVLGF, encoded by the coding sequence ATGCGTATTGCAATTGCCGGCGCCAGCGGCCGTATGGGCCAGATGCTGATCGACGCCATCCTCAAGTCCACCGACCTGCAATTGGCAGTGGCGTTGGACCGCAATGGGTCGACGTCGCTGGGCCAGGACGCGGGCGCCCCGCTGGGCCAACAGACCGGCGTGCTGATCACCGATGATCTTGACGCGCTGGCCAACGCCGATTGCCTGATCGATTTCACGCGGCCCGAAGGCACGCTTGCCCACTTGCAGGCCTGCGTGAAGCACGGCACGCACGCCGTCATCGGCACCACCGGGTTCGACGACAACGGCCGCGCCGCCATCGAAGTTGCCGCGCAGAAAATCGGCATCGTGTTCGCGCCCAACATGAGCGTGGGTGTGAATGCCACGCTCAAGCTGCTGGACATGGCCGCCCGCATTCTCAATTCCGGTTACGACGTTGAAGTGTTTGAAGCGCACCATCGCAACAAGGTCGATGCGCCTTCGGGCACCGCGTTGAAAATGGGCGAGACCATTGCGTCCGCCTGGGACGTGGCGCTGCCGGACGTGGCCACCTGGAGCCGCCATGGCGACACCGGCGTGCGCAAGCCCGGTACCATCGGCTTTTCCGTGCTGCGCGGGGGCGACATCGTGGGCGACCACACCGTGTCGTTCTGCGGCATTGGCGAGCGCATCGAAATCACGCACCGTTCCAGCAGCCGCGCCACCTACGCAGAAGGCGCCCTGCGCGCGGCACGCTTCCTGCAAGACAAGCACAACGGCCTGTACGACATGCAATCCGTGCTGGGCTTCTGA
- a CDS encoding outer membrane protein assembly factor BamE has product MIARIPSRSLKTGLAVAALAIALAGCSGDKWGFPYKAGVQQGNWITQEQVALLQPGMSREQVRFALGSPTLTSVLHANRWDYPYYYKPGYGEARERKFTVWFENDRLTRWEGDKQPDLQPYQLNTPSSTADEKADKRLDQDETRIQEEEDLKKRDAAAPVSPLNQYPGQPGNAPEPLR; this is encoded by the coding sequence ATGATTGCACGAATTCCCTCCCGCTCGCTGAAGACCGGATTGGCCGTCGCCGCCCTGGCCATTGCCCTTGCCGGCTGCTCGGGGGACAAGTGGGGCTTCCCCTACAAGGCCGGTGTCCAGCAAGGCAACTGGATCACCCAGGAGCAAGTCGCGCTGCTCCAGCCGGGCATGAGCCGCGAGCAAGTCCGCTTTGCGCTGGGCAGCCCTACCCTGACCAGCGTGCTGCACGCCAACCGTTGGGACTACCCCTACTATTACAAGCCCGGCTATGGCGAAGCCCGTGAACGCAAGTTCACCGTCTGGTTCGAAAACGACCGCCTGACCCGCTGGGAAGGCGACAAGCAGCCTGATTTGCAGCCCTATCAGCTGAACACGCCCAGCAGCACCGCCGACGAAAAGGCGGACAAGCGCCTGGACCAGGACGAAACCCGCATCCAAGAAGAGGAAGACCTGAAAAAGCGCGATGCCGCCGCTCCGGTCAGCCCGCTGAATCAGTACCCCGGCCAACCGGGCAACGCGCCCGAGCCGCTTCGGTAA